The segment GATGGAGAGTCTAAGTCTAGTCAAAACTTGAATGGCTCAGTTTCGATCTCTACATTTTTCGATAATCATAATTTGGTGATCTACATTTTGGGGTTTGAAATTGATCATTTTTTCCACATTGATGcttgaaatatttttattcaagttaGACCTTGAACCTGGGAATTGTTCTTACATTAGGGTTTAAGCTTATTCTTTTTTTTGTTCAAGTTAAGCTTTGAATTTCGCAAATGTTCCCACATtcggatttgaatttttttttcaagttagtTTTTGAaaatcctaaagctcaagctTCAATATGAGAATAATTGTCAAGCTTAAGTCTCAATATGAGAACAATTGTCAATTTTTGAGCTTAACTTGGATAAAAAAATATACAAGTCTCAATGCGGGAAAAGTTATCAAGTCTTAGTCTCAATGTGGGAATAATTGTCAATGTTTTAGGAcgtaatttagataataataaaaaaagttcAAACCTCAATGTGAAAAAAGTTGTTAAGTTCAGGCTCAATTAGTGATTTAACCCCTAGCTTAATCATAATTTTGTAGCTAATTTTTAGATTAGAAATGTCGCCTATGAACTTAAGAGTTAAAAGGTAGTATTAACATCCATGAAAATTCAAATAACAAAAGaataattcataattttttttaacatgATTTTATCTTCATCATTCTAAACTTGATTCATACACCATACTATCCTTTGGCAACCACTGGTTTCCCTGAATAAGAGACTCTACGGTAAATCTTCTTGCTTCTTCAGTGGTGACATTCGGCTTAACACCGGGCCAATTTATTCGTTCATTGATCCCTGATCCAGGCCCCAAATTTTCGTACTCCGCATAAAATATAGTATTAGGCGGATCAACACCCTCCGTCCATTGGGTCCAACCAGCTGGGTCCACAATATCTCCAATATGTGATTGCATGAACATTGTAGTTGCAAAATCCTTCCAAGGCCTACCAAGGTAGGTGGTAGCCGTCAGGTTGTCAAAAGGAGTAATCTGGCACCGTTGGATCGAAATACCGGTGTTCTGATTTGGGTCAGTCTTGCTTTGCGCGGTAATGGTGTTGAACTGGTCAGGCCCGGGCTGCCTGGGTTGAATGCTGCAATTTTGTAGAACCACAGCCGCATTCCCAAAGATGAAATCAACGGTTCCAGTGACATGACAATCACGGTAAAACTGGCGATTGGAATGCACGTAAAGAGTATCCTGGTATGCATCAAAATAACAGCGGTAGAACACAGATTGGTCCGAGGACGAACGCATTGCAACAGCTTGCTCTTTTTCTGGGCCTGCTGTGTTTATGAAACCCATGTCTCTTGCTATGAATCGCCTACCCGCAGCAACTGCATCATGTAAAGGgatgaaaccatttttttttttaatcacaaAGTGGAACCCAGCAAGCAATAACTAACTATATTTCACTTACTTAAAGTGCCTGACCAAAAGGTAGGGGTTCCATCGACCTTGTTCAAGCTGCCAGAGACGATAGTCTTGTACATTCCATCTCCATAAATCATTACATTCCAATAATCCTTATGGATACTCACGTTCTCTAAATATACCCCTTCTTTTACGTAGATAACGAACCtggtttttttcttctttggGACTAATTCAACTGCTTCACTTAGTGTTCTAAAATCTCCACTACCATCTTTAGCCACGGTAATATTCGGTTTAGGATTTTCCTCCTGAAGTAATCTCCTGTCCCCCCTACGAACCCAGAGAGGAAAACGGGGATCGAATTCACGACCATGGTGGTGGCGGTCGAATTTTAGCAACTTCCGATGAATCGGAACTTGGAAACTCTGTAGGATGGTCATTATGTGGGTTGCAATAGCTAAGCTGTTGCTGCTGAATTCAGTGGAGTTCCTCGTAGCATTTTCCATTTCTTGGGGTATAGCCGCATGGTTCGCGGCTTCCATTAGTCCATCTAAACATGTTTCCTGGTTCGTGATTGCGCTGCTGAGCCACGTCTTTATATCGTTTATCTTGGCCGTTGACAACACCATTTCGTCTCCCTGCCCTACTTGCATGGCTGATATGGAGTCATTGATATACTCAACTGCGTCCTCGAAAAGATTTTCGCAAATTTCCAACTCTTCCCGCACCATGGGATTGATGTTCACATTAGAAGAAATGATCTTTTGGGGCAGAGACGAGAGCCTTCTCAGTTCACCGACCGCAACTTGCATGGACAGTGTGAAGACTTTTGAAGGACCAGGGTTTGGGTCAGTATCATTTGAGGAGCTCCTTATGGCCGCTATGCTTGAACCACAAGAATCAGGATACCTGGTCACATTACATATTGCTCTGATGCTCTCTGCAGTATAAGTTGGTGGGTTCTCTTTGGATTTTGAGGATTTTACAGGGAAAAGCGTCCCAAAGACTGCACCAATGATGATGGCTATCAAGACGATTGTTGAGAGTCCGATGATGATTAAGCGCTTGCGGGTCCTTCTCCGATAAGCCCGTTCTTCGAGCTCGTCTGCCTTGCAATAACTCTGGAAGGATTTCATTGAATCCATAAGATTATTCTCCTTGTATTACAAATGTTACAAACAAGTCTGTAATGAATATATATGAAAATCCATATCCATATGATTTTCACTCATTTTACATGGCTGGTGAGCCAACCATGGGCTTGTTTGAAATGGACGGTCGGCTAAACCAAGTCAACTTCCActcctttttgtttttctttttaggtCAATATCTTCAAAAAGTCCTTAAACTAATTACACTTGATTTAAGCAGGCCCTTATATTGTTTTTGTACCCTAACTTATGATTTTTAACCATGAAAGCttttgattttaatattaaagtataatatcttttaatttttaaactaaTTTGTACTAGTGATGATGtgaatttaatgaaaataatttactaaataaataataaaatatatttttaaaaagtactaaaataaaataatattttaaaatttatttaaagtgTTTATATCCATAACACAGTTactcttttgaaaattttgattactATATTAAAGTATATATAATTTCCACTGCATTAACAAAAACTTAGATGAGACCCtctttaatattaaaatcaaagACTTTTTATGAgttaaaatcataatttaaggacttatttaattacaaaaataatttaagagtTCATTTAAATAAAGTCTAGTAATTGAAGGGTTTTTCAGCATATTATTTGCATTGAAATTGTAAAGAAATTGTTTTATATGTGAAGAGTACGCAAGGTGCAATATCGTAGAAAAACAATATCTAGAGATGAAGTTGGCTGTTTTCACTTGTTGTTTTCAAACAAAACTACAAGTCTTGAGAGGCAAATTTATCTCTAGTTACAAGTAGTTTCCATTTGTCCCTACAACTCGGAAAACTACGTCTTCTTGAATGGGTCTAGCCGGCATTGTCTTATTAATTATCTGAAACTAATGGCTGTCAACCACCACGCGGTTTACTGTATTTTTATTTCTTGAACTATCAAAAGCATCTCCATCAACTCTTCTTATCAATTAGGAATCAAACAAGGTTGGTCTCAGCTCATCTTTGTTAGAAAAATGTGTCTTTTTCTTTGCAGAATCTTGCGTTTCTTAACTTGCTTCCATTGATATCCTATAAATCACGATTCAATTGAAACTATTATCTTCGTATTTTAATTAAAGTAAATTGAGATATTCATTATGTAGAATAGCTTTTTAGGAGAAACACAATGGTAAAGAAAACTGTATATATAATACATTGTATTGTAGTTTTTCTATTTCGTTTCTTGGTAGTACTAAGCCttttgatatatatttatatatatatatcatagtatATATGTATTAATTTAGTTGAGgagtataaaaaaaaaattcaataaaatatcAATTACGCTCAaactttttttttggtttttttcaaCTCAAGGAAACACTTGCTAGGGATGAGAGGAATCCAAAAACATCTATATTCATGGCATTAAATATATCTCTGTTTCACTAGTTCCGTTTCTTGAGATATAATCAATATACGAGAAACGAATCCTTAACTCCCCAGTCCCATACGAACAGGAGCGCCTGCTTCCTTTACCCATGTTCCCTTTAAGAATGTTTCTACTGTATATTTCTGGGCTTCTTCTCTGTTAATATCTCTTCGTCCTGCCCATTTCACCCTACCGTCAGTTCTTGCGCCAGGCCCTGTGTTGTTGAACTCTCCATAGAAAAGGGTACTTAGTGCAAAGTCGCCTTCCCATTCAAGCCATCCAGCAGGGTCAATGAAATCCTCGATCAGTGTTTCCATTATGATGGTCCTCGAGTATACCTTCCATGGCCTTCCTAGATAATTCTTGAATTGTTTTGCGAGCGGTTTGAATGGTTCCTCGGGTAATATTTTACTGTTTTGTATAACGATGCCTGTTGTTTCTAACTTGTCTTTCCTCCCTTGGGCGGTGACGATGTTCTTTTGGTTGTCGTTGGGCTTCCTTACATAAATCAAACAGTTCTGGAACACGACTGTCGCATCGCCGAAGATGAAATCTATGGTGCCGGCGATCACGCAACTTCGGTAGAACTGACGGTGAGTTTGTGTGTATAAGGTGTCTTGGAATCCTTCGAAACGACAGTTGAGGAAAATGGCCCTGTCACCATCGACTCTTGCGGCCACTGCTTGATGTTTATCAGGCCCAGCCGTGTTTCTAAAGCCCATGCTTTTTGCGATAAAGCCAGGACCAGAAGCCACTGAAACAAAAATTCCAATTATACCGCAAATACATATAAAAATTGGAATGAAAATGAACAAGTTGTTTTACCATAATATTAAAAAAAGTCATGGCTTAGCATACCAAAACTTGCCGTCTGGTAAGTGGGGAATCCATCAACAAAATTTTTGGCCCCAGTGATAACGCTCTTTTGTGATCCATCACCAAAAATGGTAAGGTTTACCATTTTCTTTGGAACGATTACAGTCTCGTCGTATATTCCTGCCTTGACATATATTACATACCTGCATGTTGGAAGTGGATAAACAGCAacatttatgaaaattattataatGGAAATGGTGAGGTCAATTCGATGATGGATTATTATTTGTATATAGCATTACGCCATTACCTTCCCTCGTATTTTTGTGGCACAGCAGCAAGTGCTTCATTAATAGTTCTGAAATTTCCGCTACCATCTTGTGCCACTGTTACATTGGGAATTGGCTTCTTGTCATCATCGTCTTCCTTCAATAGCCTGCGTTCTTCATGGCTAAACCAGCTCGGATACCCACCCTTGGCCAACAAAGGAAAATTGGTTTGTAAAAGACGGCGTTTGGCTGGTGGCTTTTCCTTACCTAAAGTCATCAAAGAAGATAATTGTCTGACCATGGCAAGGGAATTGCTAGTGTAAACCTGGCTAGAGTTAAGGGTAGTCCTGAAATCATTCTTCAATGGTCCATCAGGGAAACTATCAATGCAGGTTTCTTGGTAAGACATTACAGCACTTAACCAAGTGTTCAAATCACCATTGCTTGGTAACTTCCCTGGTTCTATAGTTCCTACTCTATCAACGGAACTCTGTAATTCTTCCTTGGCATTGGCCATCACTTCTTTACAAACATCAAACGCTTTTCTCTCCACATCGGTTTTCAATTCGAACGTGCTGGCTTTGGTGAAAGCCTTGTCAAGCTCATCAGTTGTTTTGGTGATAAAAGACTTGACAAGTTCTTTGGGTTGAGTCGCGGATAGTGGATTTTCTTCTAGTGTCTTCCCAATAGTGTTGGCGCAGTATTCCTTGAAAGTGGAAATTTCGCAAAAGGATTTTATGAGTTCACTAGCTCCTTCCCCGAATGAAGGTGATGGAGCTGGTGCAGATTTTGGGGCTGGAACTGGAGCTGGGACTGCAGCTGGCAGAGATAATGGAGCTGGAGCTGGTGGAAATGATGCTTTCGGAGCTGGAGCTGGAGCCGCTGCAGCTAGTGGTTTTGGAGCTGGTGGAAATAATGCTTTCGGAGCTGGAGCTGGTGGTTTTGGAGATGGTGGAGATGGTGGAGATGATGGTTTTGGCGGAGACGGTGGGGTCGACGGAGTTGAGGGTGGGGTTGAAGGAGTTAACGGAGGAGGGTTATCTTTTGGTTTACTGTCGTCGGCTTTACTATTATCATCGCTTTTGTTTTTTTCTGATTTCTTGCTACTATTTTTCATAGAGATAAAAGCAAGCGCTCCGGCCGCCGCTATACCAGCAATAACAAAGATAGCCACCAAGGCAATGGTAAGCCTCTTTTTGAGTTTCCGTTGTCTCTCCTGTCTTCGACGTTCCTGTATTATATCAAAATCTTGAAAcaccattttttgttattttgaataatattttGGTTCAGGCAGAGAACTCTCTGCCTTAGAATCAAGCTAAGGCAGAGAGGGGAATCAAGAAACCCAACGACAATATATATTCCTATATCTCTACCTTTATCGTCCTGTTGTTGTTCGGATTTTGAGGTTCAATCTTAATGCCATGAACGTTAGAAATGGAGTCTGGACAGGAGAGCTTTCAGGCATTCTATTTAAAAGTTTGTTATGTTTGCAAT is part of the Gossypium arboreum isolate Shixiya-1 chromosome 5, ASM2569848v2, whole genome shotgun sequence genome and harbors:
- the LOC108479091 gene encoding uncharacterized protein LOC108479091 — encoded protein: MVFQDFDIIQERRRQERQRKLKKRLTIALVAIFVIAGIAAAGALAFISMKNSSKKSEKNKSDDNSKADDSKPKDNPPPLTPSTPPSTPSTPPSPPKPSSPPSPPSPKPPAPAPKALFPPAPKPLAAAAPAPAPKASFPPAPAPLSLPAAVPAPVPAPKSAPAPSPSFGEGASELIKSFCEISTFKEYCANTIGKTLEENPLSATQPKELVKSFITKTTDELDKAFTKASTFELKTDVERKAFDVCKEVMANAKEELQSSVDRVGTIEPGKLPSNGDLNTWLSAVMSYQETCIDSFPDGPLKNDFRTTLNSSQVYTSNSLAMVRQLSSLMTLGKEKPPAKRRLLQTNFPLLAKGGYPSWFSHEERRLLKEDDDDKKPIPNVTVAQDGSGNFRTINEALAAVPQKYEGRYVIYVKAGIYDETVIVPKKMVNLTIFGDGSQKSVITGAKNFVDGFPTYQTASFVASGPGFIAKSMGFRNTAGPDKHQAVAARVDGDRAIFLNCRFEGFQDTLYTQTHRQFYRSCVIAGTIDFIFGDATVVFQNCLIYVRKPNDNQKNIVTAQGRKDKLETTGIVIQNSKILPEEPFKPLAKQFKNYLGRPWKVYSRTIIMETLIEDFIDPAGWLEWEGDFALSTLFYGEFNNTGPGARTDGRVKWAGRRDINREEAQKYTVETFLKGTWVKEAGAPVRMGLGNVFGFLSSLASENNLMDSMKSFQSYCKADELEERAYRRRTRKRLIIIGLSTIVLIAIIIGAVFGTLFPVKSSKSKENPPTYTAESIRAICNVTRYPDSCGSSIAAIRSSSNDTDPNPGPSKVFTLSMQVAVGELRRLSSLPQKIISSNVNINPMVREELEICENLFEDAVEYINDSISAMQVGQGDEMVLSTAKINDIKTWLSSAITNQETCLDGLMEAANHAAIPQEMENATRNSTEFSSNSLAIATHIMTILQSFQVPIHRKLLKFDRHHHGREFDPRFPLWVRRGDRRLLQEENPKPNITVAKDGSGDFRTLSEAVELVPKKKKTRFVIYVKEGVYLENVSIHKDYWNVMIYGDGMYKTIVSGSLNKVDGTPTFWSGTLIAAGRRFIARDMGFINTAGPEKEQAVAMRSSSDQSVFYRCYFDAYQDTLYVHSNRQFYRDCHVTGTVDFIFGNAAVVLQNCSIQPRQPGPDQFNTITAQSKTDPNQNTGISIQRCQITPFDNLTATTYLGRPWKDFATTMFMQSHIGDIVDPAGWTQWTEGVDPPNTIFYAEYENLGPGSGINERINWPGVKPNVTTEEARRFTVESLIQGNQWLPKDSMVYESSLE